The following proteins are co-located in the Chlamydiota bacterium genome:
- the lpdA gene encoding dihydrolipoyl dehydrogenase → MYPYELVVIGSGPGGAYGAIRAAQLGLRVALVEKDEVGGVCLNRGCIPSKAIIRSAQIFELLKEAKTFGIGLEKVSLDYPIVIERSRKIVDRLSKGLEFLLKKNKVDLIKGKASIADPHRVLVEPSVTLDTEKILISTGSTVKEVSGFKMDEKFIISSDRALMQEVLPKSIFILGGGVVGVEFAYLYRSFGVDVTILEAQSRLLPSLDADLGAELERSFRKKGIKVLCSSRASRAQVENSVLKISYEDKTRVEKELYAHQVLVGIGRKALSEELGLEKLGIELANGYIKVRDNFQTSLPSIFAIGDVIGPPLLAHAASEEGKAAVEMMAGKRHAPLTKTAIPSCVYCHPEVASVGLSEEEAKNLNLTVKVGKFPFRASGRALAEGHDEGFVKVIVDGSSGKLLGGHIMGEGATELIAELTLIQSLGLSVEQVLDVVHAHPTLSEAVHEALLASQGRSLNI, encoded by the coding sequence ATGTATCCTTATGAGTTAGTGGTGATTGGTTCAGGTCCAGGCGGTGCTTATGGAGCTATTCGTGCGGCACAGTTAGGGCTACGCGTGGCCTTGGTTGAAAAAGATGAAGTGGGAGGAGTTTGCCTTAATCGGGGGTGCATTCCTTCAAAGGCCATTATTCGATCCGCTCAAATTTTTGAATTATTAAAAGAAGCAAAGACCTTTGGTATTGGGCTTGAAAAGGTCTCTTTGGATTACCCGATCGTGATTGAAAGAAGCCGAAAAATTGTGGATCGACTCAGTAAAGGTTTGGAATTTCTTCTCAAGAAAAATAAAGTGGATCTGATCAAAGGCAAGGCCTCGATCGCTGACCCTCATCGTGTTTTAGTTGAACCTTCTGTTACCTTAGACACAGAAAAAATTCTCATCTCTACAGGGTCGACTGTTAAAGAGGTTTCAGGATTTAAGATGGATGAAAAATTTATTATTTCAAGTGATCGTGCCTTAATGCAAGAAGTACTTCCCAAATCCATATTTATTTTAGGGGGAGGTGTGGTTGGGGTTGAATTTGCCTATCTTTATCGCTCTTTTGGAGTGGATGTCACTATTTTAGAGGCCCAGTCTAGACTCTTGCCATCGTTAGATGCGGATCTCGGTGCAGAGCTGGAGAGATCTTTTCGAAAAAAAGGGATTAAGGTTCTGTGTTCAAGCCGGGCATCCAGGGCGCAAGTAGAAAATTCTGTTCTAAAAATTTCTTATGAGGATAAGACTCGGGTAGAGAAGGAGCTTTATGCTCATCAGGTGTTGGTGGGGATCGGACGTAAAGCGCTTTCAGAAGAATTAGGACTTGAAAAATTAGGTATAGAACTTGCCAATGGATATATCAAGGTGAGGGATAATTTCCAGACATCTCTCCCTTCTATTTTCGCCATTGGGGATGTGATTGGTCCTCCACTTTTAGCCCATGCGGCCAGTGAAGAAGGTAAAGCAGCTGTTGAAATGATGGCAGGGAAAAGACATGCGCCGCTTACTAAAACGGCGATCCCTAGCTGTGTGTATTGTCATCCTGAGGTTGCCAGTGTAGGGCTATCAGAAGAAGAGGCGAAGAATTTAAATTTGACAGTGAAGGTAGGTAAATTTCCATTTCGCGCTTCGGGAAGGGCTTTGGCTGAAGGGCACGATGAAGGTTTTGTGAAGGTCATTGTTGATGGCTCTTCAGGAAAACTTTTAGGTGGGCATATTATGGGTGAGGGAGCAACCGAACTGATTGCTGAATTGACCCTGATTCAGTCTTTGGGGTTATCAGTTGAACAGGTTCTGGATGTAGTGCATGCTCATCCGACCCTTTCAGAAGCCGTTCATGAGGCGTTGTTGGCGTCTCAGGGGAGAAGTCTGAATATATAA
- a CDS encoding aldo/keto reductase, whose protein sequence is MKKRFLGKTNLEISEMGFGAWAIGGNAYGPVDGQESLRALRYALDCGIDFIDTADVYGNGHSEELVGQAVHGRREEVFLATKAGWDFTHGAIRSNFDRSYLAFALEDSLRRLKTDHVDLFQLHNPPMVLAHDRALLESLQKMRQSGKIRSYGVSVHSPDEAFFWIEHTDLQVIQIVFNLLDQRPIPQLLKIASERGIGMIAREPLACGMLTEKYGVETVFPKDDHRRRWPKEKKEADLVKILKIKSLLQPLCVPLSQIALEFVLSFPEISTTIPGMKTVEQVKANLKAIQEKYLTFEKVQQLVDLYQKDSIFSQGLYRN, encoded by the coding sequence ATGAAAAAGCGTTTTTTGGGGAAAACTAATTTAGAAATTTCCGAAATGGGTTTTGGTGCCTGGGCCATTGGGGGAAATGCCTATGGCCCGGTCGATGGTCAAGAATCGCTTCGCGCTTTACGATATGCCTTGGACTGTGGAATCGATTTTATTGATACAGCCGATGTCTATGGCAATGGACATAGTGAAGAGTTAGTTGGGCAAGCCGTTCATGGAAGGAGAGAAGAGGTTTTTCTTGCAACCAAGGCAGGTTGGGATTTTACCCATGGAGCGATCCGGAGTAATTTTGACCGCAGTTATCTTGCCTTTGCTTTAGAAGACAGTCTCAGGCGATTAAAAACTGACCATGTAGATTTATTTCAACTTCATAATCCACCTATGGTTTTGGCCCATGATAGGGCTTTGCTGGAATCGCTTCAGAAAATGCGTCAATCAGGCAAAATTCGTTCTTATGGGGTTTCAGTTCATTCTCCTGATGAAGCCTTTTTTTGGATTGAACATACCGATCTTCAAGTGATTCAAATTGTTTTTAATTTATTAGATCAGCGTCCCATTCCTCAATTATTGAAGATTGCAAGTGAACGAGGGATAGGGATGATCGCTCGGGAACCTTTGGCGTGTGGGATGTTGACGGAGAAGTATGGGGTAGAGACTGTTTTCCCAAAAGATGATCATCGGCGCCGTTGGCCAAAGGAAAAAAAAGAAGCCGATTTAGTAAAGATTTTAAAAATCAAAAGCCTTTTACAACCTCTTTGCGTTCCTCTGTCACAGATCGCCTTAGAATTTGTTCTTTCTTTTCCTGAAATTTCAACAACGATCCCAGGGATGAAAACTGTAGAGCAAGTTAAGGCAAATCTCAAAGCCATTCAGGAAAAATATTTAACTTTTGAAAAGGTTCAACAACTGGTTGATCTCTATCAGAAAGATAGTATCTTTTCACAAGGGCTATACCGAAATTAA
- the lipA gene encoding lipoyl synthase, with protein MVMATTTLTSHSRLPSWIKVQFPGQPEYLKTRSILQRLRLNTVCQEARCPNVGECWENRAATFMILGDVCTRACGFCHVSKGKPKTVDSEEPLRLAQAVRELEMRHVVITSVDRDDLPDGGAGHFAKVVENIKVLNKDVTVEVLTPDFRGNKESLRKVLNSPIDVFNHNLETVPRLYRKARRGSIYERSLQVLKWAKKLRPQVLTKSGLMLGLGETFSEVFSVLKDLVNIHCDILTLGQYLRPSVEQLPVEKFLTPEEFNHFGNEARKMGFRHVESGPLVRSSYHAWKQV; from the coding sequence ATGGTTATGGCGACAACAACATTAACTTCACATTCTCGTCTTCCGTCCTGGATTAAGGTCCAGTTTCCGGGTCAGCCTGAGTATTTGAAAACACGGTCTATTTTGCAGCGCTTGCGTCTGAATACTGTTTGCCAGGAGGCTCGATGTCCCAATGTCGGGGAATGCTGGGAGAATCGGGCTGCGACCTTTATGATTTTAGGGGATGTTTGTACCCGAGCTTGTGGTTTCTGTCATGTTTCAAAAGGAAAACCAAAAACGGTTGATTCTGAGGAACCCCTTCGTTTGGCTCAAGCGGTTCGTGAATTAGAGATGAGGCATGTGGTGATCACTTCTGTTGATCGAGATGATTTGCCGGATGGAGGAGCAGGACATTTTGCAAAAGTGGTCGAGAACATTAAAGTATTGAATAAGGATGTGACGGTTGAGGTTTTAACCCCTGACTTTAGAGGAAATAAAGAATCTTTAAGGAAAGTTCTAAATTCCCCCATTGATGTTTTTAATCATAATCTTGAAACCGTTCCCAGACTTTACCGGAAAGCGAGACGAGGTTCCATTTATGAGCGCTCACTTCAGGTTTTAAAGTGGGCGAAGAAGCTGAGGCCTCAAGTGCTTACAAAGTCTGGATTGATGCTAGGTCTAGGCGAAACCTTTTCTGAAGTTTTTTCTGTTCTAAAAGATTTAGTCAATATTCATTGTGATATTTTAACGCTGGGGCAATATTTAAGGCCGAGTGTAGAACAGCTTCCAGTAGAAAAATTTTTAACTCCAGAAGAATTTAATCATTTCGGAAATGAAGCCCGAAAGATGGGATTTCGCCATGTCGAGTCAGGTCCCTTGGTGAGAAGTTCTTACCATGCGTGGAAGCAGGTATGA
- a CDS encoding superoxide dismutase family protein, producing MKTIRLGALSLGAIFLSFVSLGRADSKTSSELTKAVAILHPTQGNQVKGMISFTKSSEGIWVVADIEGLTPGKHGFHIHEKGSCDSVDGSSAGGHFNPHQMPHAAPNDAQRHEGDLGNVMANEKGVAHLEYIDSKISLNGDDSIIGRSVILHAQEDDFKTQPTGNAGARIACGVIEVSE from the coding sequence ATGAAAACAATACGTTTAGGGGCCTTAAGTTTGGGTGCGATATTTTTAAGTTTTGTTTCTTTAGGGAGAGCAGATTCTAAAACTTCATCTGAATTAACTAAAGCGGTGGCAATTTTACATCCCACACAAGGCAATCAAGTCAAAGGAATGATTAGTTTTACAAAATCTTCAGAGGGTATTTGGGTAGTGGCGGATATCGAGGGACTGACTCCAGGAAAGCACGGATTTCATATTCATGAGAAGGGAAGCTGTGATTCAGTGGATGGTTCTTCTGCGGGTGGTCATTTTAATCCTCATCAAATGCCTCATGCTGCGCCCAATGATGCTCAAAGGCATGAAGGGGATCTTGGAAATGTCATGGCGAATGAAAAAGGCGTAGCCCATTTGGAATATATTGATTCTAAAATAAGCTTAAACGGAGATGATTCTATTATTGGAAGAAGCGTTATTCTCCACGCCCAAGAAGATGATTTCAAAACCCAACCCACAGGGAATGCAGGTGCTCGTATCGCCTGCGGGGTGATTGAGGTCAGTGAATAA
- a CDS encoding response regulator, producing MATKILVVDDDHDQAEILHSILEADDRDITICTKAREALHLIEINPYDIIFTDISMPEVDGIQIIQYTKKHSPNTELIPITAFGDWGIYSQTLKLGAKEFVNKPYNIQEIHGLMKKFNENRRIKEGRAI from the coding sequence ATGGCTACTAAAATCCTTGTGGTGGATGATGATCACGACCAAGCTGAGATTCTTCACAGCATTTTAGAGGCTGACGATCGAGATATTACCATCTGCACAAAGGCGAGGGAGGCTCTTCATTTAATAGAAATCAATCCGTATGACATTATCTTTACGGATATTAGCATGCCTGAAGTGGATGGAATTCAAATTATTCAGTACACCAAAAAACATTCTCCGAATACAGAACTTATCCCCATCACAGCCTTTGGAGACTGGGGTATTTATTCTCAAACGCTTAAACTTGGGGCAAAAGAATTTGTAAATAAGCCTTATAACATTCAAGAAATTCATGGGCTGATGAAAAAATTTAATGAGAATAGAAGAATAAAAGAGGGTCGTGCGATTTAA
- a CDS encoding ATP-binding protein — translation MLKRILYHHIWEDLSKDKSMIFLAGPRQSGKTTFARMLAKDFSSSVYFNWDLITNKSLLIQKPTFFEEVHRKDNTPPLVIYDEIHKYRKWKNYLKGIYDQFSNQYQFLVLGSGRLNVFQKGGDSLAGRYFLLTLWPFTLAELAGKRRSFNDFFKDPLMLDDDDPALLKIWENLSRLSGFPEPYLSGRETVHRRWSKNYGQQLIREDIRNMTSLKNMDDVEILFSLLPSKVGSPLSLSNLAQDLQVSFNSVRDWLKVFESFFIAFRISPWSNKISRAIKKEKKLYLFDVVNIPSDSAKFENRIALELLRAVSNWNDLGLGNFDLHYLRNKEGEEVDFLIANNHVPQILVEAKLSETGVSKSLLKFQSHLNIPALQLVNRPNIARKISNQKQQILIVTASRWLATLP, via the coding sequence ATGCTTAAACGAATTCTTTATCATCATATTTGGGAAGACCTTTCCAAAGATAAGTCCATGATTTTTTTGGCCGGGCCTCGTCAATCTGGAAAAACGACGTTTGCCCGCATGCTGGCTAAAGATTTTTCAAGTTCTGTTTATTTTAATTGGGACTTGATCACGAATAAATCACTTCTCATTCAGAAACCTACATTTTTTGAGGAAGTCCATCGAAAGGATAACACTCCCCCTTTGGTGATTTATGATGAAATTCACAAATACAGGAAATGGAAAAACTATTTGAAAGGAATCTATGATCAGTTTTCAAATCAGTATCAATTTTTAGTTTTGGGAAGTGGTCGTCTGAATGTTTTTCAAAAAGGAGGAGATTCATTGGCGGGTCGATACTTTCTACTGACCTTGTGGCCGTTTACCCTGGCCGAACTTGCTGGAAAACGCCGATCTTTTAATGATTTTTTCAAAGATCCGTTGATGCTTGATGATGATGATCCCGCTCTTCTAAAGATATGGGAAAATCTCTCTCGCTTAAGCGGTTTTCCAGAACCCTATTTATCAGGGCGAGAAACCGTCCATCGAAGATGGTCTAAAAATTATGGGCAGCAGTTGATTCGCGAAGATATTAGAAATATGACTTCTCTAAAAAATATGGACGATGTGGAAATACTCTTTTCGCTCCTTCCCTCAAAAGTAGGAAGCCCATTATCTTTGTCAAACCTGGCGCAAGACCTTCAGGTTTCTTTTAACAGCGTTCGAGATTGGCTAAAGGTTTTTGAATCCTTTTTTATCGCCTTTAGAATTTCTCCTTGGTCAAATAAAATTTCTCGGGCCATCAAAAAAGAAAAGAAACTCTATCTTTTTGATGTCGTGAATATTCCTTCTGATTCAGCAAAATTTGAAAATAGGATTGCTCTAGAGTTATTAAGAGCCGTCTCAAATTGGAATGATCTTGGACTCGGAAACTTTGATTTACATTATTTGCGCAATAAAGAGGGAGAAGAAGTTGATTTCTTAATCGCCAATAATCACGTTCCTCAAATTTTAGTGGAGGCCAAACTCTCTGAAACAGGAGTTTCAAAGAGTCTTTTGAAATTTCAGTCGCATTTAAATATACCTGCTTTGCAATTGGTCAATCGACCCAATATTGCAAGAAAAATTTCAAATCAAAAACAGCAAATTTTAATTGTGACCGCCAGCCGTTGGTTGGCTACTCTACCTTAA
- a CDS encoding nucleotidyl transferase AbiEii/AbiGii toxin family protein has translation MEVQPDFKDLLVLFNNNKVEYLLVGGYALAFHGAPRFTGDMDIFVKPDPQNAKCIINALTQFGFGSLDVSPLDFESPGKIVQLGVPPVRIDIITSTTGVSWEDAVSGKVDGKYGDIPVSYMGREEFISNKKAMGRKKDLADVEALGEG, from the coding sequence ATGGAAGTTCAGCCAGATTTCAAAGATTTGCTCGTGTTGTTCAACAACAACAAAGTTGAATACCTTCTCGTTGGCGGCTATGCCCTCGCTTTTCATGGAGCTCCTCGCTTTACGGGTGATATGGATATTTTCGTAAAACCAGATCCCCAAAATGCAAAGTGCATTATCAATGCCTTAACCCAGTTTGGTTTTGGTTCCCTTGATGTATCTCCTCTGGATTTTGAATCACCAGGAAAAATTGTTCAATTAGGGGTTCCGCCGGTTCGCATTGATATTATTACTTCCACCACAGGGGTGTCATGGGAGGATGCTGTTTCTGGGAAAGTGGATGGAAAATATGGTGATATTCCTGTGAGCTATATGGGTCGGGAAGAATTTATTTCTAACAAAAAGGCGATGGGACGCAAGAAGGATCTTGCCGATGTTGAGGCCCTTGGCGAAGGTTAA
- a CDS encoding aspartate ammonia-lyase → MSFRIEKDALGEKKVPVEAYYGVQTERAIENFPISGIKANPYFIRSTVHIKKAAAIVHRDLGLLDHPKADAIVRAVDEILSGKFMDQFQVDIYQAGAGTSHNMNANEVIANRANEILGFKKGEYSPIHPNDHVNMAQSTNDVIPTAIRIASLMLVNELIPSLDHLSKAFQEKAKEFDSVIKSGRTHLQDAVPIRLGQEFGAYASNVARHRELIRNASALLYELGLGGSAVGTGLNTHPLYREKVVKTLSKQTSIDFRPTKNYFETMQSLAPFATVSGALRNFALDMIRIANDLRLMASGPLVGFGEIVLPALQPGSSMMPGKINPVMAEMLNMLMFQVVGNDTAIMMAAQAGQLELNVMMPLVGYLLPHTLEILKNGLQAFVQFALLGIKANEKRCLKYAEMTPSIITALSPYMGYSKSAELFKESLKRRIGIRELVLEKNLMTKEKLDQVLDLRKLTEPGIPGQ, encoded by the coding sequence ATGTCATTTCGTATTGAAAAAGATGCTTTGGGAGAAAAAAAAGTTCCAGTTGAGGCCTATTATGGGGTTCAGACGGAGAGGGCCATTGAGAATTTTCCGATCAGTGGAATAAAAGCCAATCCCTATTTTATTCGTTCGACGGTGCATATTAAAAAAGCTGCTGCCATCGTTCATAGGGATTTAGGGCTTTTAGATCACCCAAAAGCAGATGCCATTGTTAGAGCTGTTGATGAAATTTTATCCGGAAAATTCATGGATCAATTTCAGGTGGATATTTATCAAGCAGGGGCTGGAACCTCGCATAATATGAATGCGAATGAGGTGATTGCGAATCGGGCCAACGAGATTTTGGGTTTCAAGAAAGGGGAGTATTCTCCCATTCATCCCAATGATCATGTGAATATGGCCCAATCAACCAACGATGTGATTCCTACGGCTATTCGGATTGCTAGTTTGATGTTGGTGAATGAATTGATTCCAAGTTTGGATCATTTGTCAAAGGCATTTCAGGAAAAAGCAAAAGAATTTGATTCTGTGATTAAATCAGGAAGAACCCATCTTCAAGATGCTGTACCCATTCGCTTAGGGCAGGAATTTGGAGCTTACGCGAGCAATGTGGCGAGACACAGAGAATTGATACGAAATGCCTCCGCACTCTTGTATGAATTAGGCTTGGGGGGAAGTGCGGTAGGAACTGGGCTCAATACTCATCCTCTTTATCGAGAAAAGGTTGTGAAGACTCTTTCGAAGCAAACATCTATTGATTTTCGTCCTACAAAAAATTATTTTGAAACCATGCAGAGTTTAGCGCCTTTTGCAACGGTTTCAGGCGCTTTAAGAAATTTTGCTCTGGACATGATTCGGATTGCAAATGATTTGAGACTGATGGCCTCTGGACCCTTAGTGGGATTTGGAGAAATTGTTTTGCCTGCCCTTCAGCCGGGTTCCTCGATGATGCCGGGTAAAATTAATCCTGTCATGGCTGAAATGCTCAACATGCTGATGTTTCAAGTGGTCGGAAATGATACCGCCATCATGATGGCCGCTCAGGCGGGGCAACTTGAACTCAACGTCATGATGCCACTCGTAGGGTATCTCTTACCCCATACCCTTGAAATTTTGAAAAATGGACTTCAAGCCTTTGTTCAATTTGCCCTTTTAGGAATTAAGGCGAATGAAAAGCGCTGTTTGAAATATGCCGAGATGACGCCTTCGATCATTACAGCCTTAAGTCCTTATATGGGCTATTCAAAATCGGCGGAGCTTTTTAAAGAATCACTCAAACGAAGAATAGGAATTCGAGAGCTTGTGCTAGAAAAAAATCTTATGACCAAGGAAAAGCTTGATCAGGTGCTCGATCTTAGAAAGCTTACGGAGCCAGGGATTCCGGGGCAATAA
- a CDS encoding DUF167 domain-containing protein: MILKIFVKAKLKAKEECVKKIDETHFEVFVKEPPIEGRANRAIIETLAEFLNLPKSSLQIISGLTSKQKMIQIQNPNIKNLVGQIKI; encoded by the coding sequence ATGATATTGAAAATTTTTGTGAAGGCTAAACTGAAGGCCAAAGAAGAATGTGTCAAAAAAATTGACGAAACCCATTTTGAAGTGTTTGTGAAAGAACCTCCCATTGAAGGACGAGCCAATCGGGCGATTATTGAAACACTCGCTGAGTTTTTAAATCTTCCAAAATCGAGTCTGCAAATCATTTCGGGGCTTACTTCCAAGCAGAAAATGATTCAGATCCAAAATCCAAACATTAAAAATCTTGTCGGACAAATCAAAATTTAA
- the moeB gene encoding molybdopterin-synthase adenylyltransferase MoeB, which translates to MLTKEQIARYSRHLIMPEVGMEGQEKLCNARVLCIGAGGLGSPLALYLAAAGIGHMGIVDFDVVDFSNLQRQIIHSEAKLGTSKAESAKERILSINSSIDVEIYKERLTSNNALQMIEPYDIVVDGTDNFQTRYLVNDACVLLKKPNVYGSIYRFEGQSSVFAAEEGPCYRCLYPEPPPPGLVPSCAEGGVLGILPGLIGCIQATETIKLILGKGNPLIGRLMIIYALDMKIRELKLRKDPNCPICSDHPTITSLIDYEEFCAMGPGEEAQAENPSEMEITAQELKKILDNRKKVVIVDVREPHEYDICHLEEAVLIPLGELPTRLNELDTTDEIITHCHHGMRSLNAARLLKDMGFKRVKSLKGGIHAWATEIDSTLATY; encoded by the coding sequence ATGTTAACGAAAGAACAAATTGCACGATACAGCCGGCACCTTATTATGCCGGAGGTGGGAATGGAAGGCCAGGAGAAGTTATGTAATGCACGCGTTCTGTGCATTGGAGCAGGGGGCCTGGGATCTCCTTTGGCACTTTATTTGGCGGCGGCAGGGATTGGCCATATGGGCATTGTTGATTTTGATGTTGTAGATTTTTCTAATCTTCAACGACAAATCATTCATAGCGAAGCAAAACTCGGCACTTCAAAAGCCGAATCCGCCAAAGAGCGTATTTTATCGATTAATTCGAGCATCGATGTTGAAATTTATAAAGAGCGTCTCACATCGAATAATGCCCTCCAAATGATTGAGCCATATGACATTGTCGTCGATGGAACCGATAATTTTCAAACCCGCTATCTGGTTAACGATGCCTGCGTTCTTCTCAAAAAGCCTAATGTCTATGGCAGTATTTATCGCTTTGAGGGCCAATCCTCTGTTTTTGCAGCTGAAGAAGGCCCTTGCTATCGATGCCTTTATCCTGAACCCCCTCCTCCAGGGCTCGTTCCAAGCTGTGCTGAAGGAGGTGTTCTAGGTATTCTTCCAGGGCTTATCGGCTGTATTCAAGCGACTGAAACGATTAAGTTGATTTTAGGGAAAGGAAATCCCTTAATTGGCCGGCTTATGATTATTTATGCCCTGGACATGAAAATCCGAGAGCTTAAGCTCCGCAAAGATCCAAACTGCCCTATTTGCTCGGATCACCCCACCATCACAAGTCTCATCGATTATGAGGAATTTTGCGCAATGGGCCCAGGAGAAGAAGCTCAAGCCGAAAACCCATCCGAGATGGAAATTACTGCTCAAGAGCTCAAAAAAATTCTTGATAATCGTAAAAAAGTGGTCATTGTGGATGTACGAGAACCTCACGAGTATGACATCTGTCATTTAGAGGAAGCCGTTTTAATTCCTTTGGGAGAGCTGCCGACTCGCTTGAATGAATTGGACACAACCGATGAAATTATCACTCATTGCCATCACGGGATGCGAAGCCTCAACGCCGCTCGATTGCTTAAAGACATGGGCTTTAAAAGGGTAAAAAGCCTAAAAGGAGGCATCCACGCCTGGGCGACAGAGATCGATTCAACGCTAGCAACGTATTAG
- a CDS encoding response regulator produces MMGEMVKGVLTEVKRIAVIDDTPDTVKLVSEVLAVEGVEVLKAYNGVVGLEMILQSKPDLVLLDVVLPGLGGYEICRKVKSNPLLWSIPIIFLTSKDELKEKVEGLYSGVDDYITKPFEMEELLARIRMIFSRSARYLDANPLTKLPGNCMVQRKISEVLDQKQSFAVCYLDINHFKSFNDQYGFLRGDKLILALAHLLVETVQGYGSSMDFVGHIGGDDFIVVTTVKVADSLCDKMIQGFDRIIPSFYDSEDRDRGVILLANREGILQEFPLATLSIAVVTNENNQISHAAQISAIAADLKSYAKKFQRSCYVKDRRLKQPI; encoded by the coding sequence ATGATGGGAGAAATGGTGAAGGGGGTACTAACAGAAGTAAAACGAATTGCCGTCATCGATGATACCCCAGATACAGTTAAGCTTGTAAGCGAAGTTCTTGCAGTAGAAGGTGTTGAGGTTCTAAAGGCCTATAATGGTGTTGTTGGACTTGAGATGATTTTACAGTCAAAACCTGATCTTGTGTTATTAGATGTGGTTCTTCCAGGATTAGGTGGTTATGAAATATGCCGCAAGGTTAAGTCAAATCCACTCCTTTGGTCTATTCCCATTATCTTTTTAACCTCAAAAGATGAATTAAAAGAGAAGGTTGAAGGTCTTTATAGTGGAGTGGATGACTACATCACAAAACCTTTTGAGATGGAAGAACTCCTGGCACGCATCCGCATGATTTTTTCTCGAAGTGCGAGATATCTTGACGCAAACCCGCTCACAAAATTACCAGGCAATTGCATGGTTCAAAGAAAAATTTCGGAGGTTCTGGATCAAAAACAATCCTTTGCTGTTTGTTATTTAGACATCAATCACTTTAAATCTTTTAATGATCAATATGGTTTTTTGAGAGGGGATAAACTCATTTTAGCCCTGGCCCATCTTTTAGTAGAAACCGTTCAAGGTTATGGATCATCTATGGATTTTGTGGGGCATATTGGAGGTGATGATTTTATTGTTGTAACAACTGTGAAAGTAGCCGACTCTTTGTGCGATAAAATGATTCAGGGGTTCGATCGCATTATTCCTTCTTTTTATGATTCTGAAGATCGTGATCGAGGAGTCATTTTGCTTGCGAATCGCGAGGGTATCCTTCAAGAATTTCCTCTGGCAACCCTTTCCATTGCAGTGGTTACGAATGAGAATAATCAAATTTCCCATGCTGCGCAGATTTCAGCGATTGCTGCCGATCTTAAGTCCTACGCAAAAAAATTCCAACGCAGTTGCTATGTGAAGGATCGTCGTCTCAAGCAACCGATTTAA
- the bioD gene encoding dethiobiotin synthase: protein MNKQGVFITGTDTGVGKTLVSCALASSLSQRRPIGVMKPFSSGSREDAEYLKKFSGLETVKLDQINPVYFQKPLAPFSVKKLGSASLYLKKILPHYQWMKDHFSFVIVEGMGGLHVPIAHNFMVADLALEMNSPLVIVACPWLGTLNHTLLTFDYACSKGLDVSGIIFNAPQRKRDLSVKTNAEVLRHLTNLPILGNIPFMKGSFEEKVKKIIQGRFFDQKWLNRMNQ, encoded by the coding sequence GTGAATAAACAGGGGGTTTTTATCACGGGGACAGATACAGGAGTGGGTAAAACTCTTGTAAGCTGTGCCTTGGCCTCGTCTTTAAGCCAGAGGCGCCCGATTGGGGTGATGAAACCCTTTTCCTCTGGATCTCGTGAAGACGCGGAATACCTGAAAAAATTTTCTGGGCTTGAGACGGTTAAACTCGATCAAATTAATCCGGTTTATTTTCAAAAACCGCTTGCTCCTTTCAGTGTAAAAAAATTAGGGTCTGCCTCCCTTTATTTAAAAAAGATTCTTCCTCATTATCAATGGATGAAAGACCATTTTAGTTTTGTCATTGTCGAAGGAATGGGAGGGCTGCATGTTCCTATTGCTCACAACTTCATGGTTGCTGATTTAGCTTTAGAGATGAATTCACCTTTAGTGATTGTTGCCTGTCCTTGGCTTGGAACCCTCAATCACACCTTACTCACTTTTGATTATGCTTGCTCAAAAGGATTGGATGTGAGTGGCATTATTTTTAATGCCCCTCAGAGGAAGAGAGATCTTTCGGTTAAGACCAATGCTGAGGTGCTTAGACATTTGACAAATCTACCCATTTTAGGAAATATTCCTTTTATGAAGGGTTCATTTGAAGAGAAGGTTAAAAAAATTATTCAGGGTCGTTTTTTTGATCAGAAATGGTTGAATAGGATGAATCAATGA